A window of the Ipomoea triloba cultivar NCNSP0323 chromosome 14, ASM357664v1 genome harbors these coding sequences:
- the LOC116004897 gene encoding protein LIFEGUARD 4-like gives MWNQPYRKSDVEAGGRQLYPTMLENPQLRWSFIRKVYSIVSFQLLLTVAVASVVVTVHPIKHFFASTGAGLAVYIVLIITPFIVLCPLYYYHQRHPYNYFLLGIFTVAISFAVGLTCAFTKGRIILESAVLTAAVVISLTLYTFWAAKRGHDFNFLGPFLFGAVMVLMLFALIQIFFPLGRISLMIYGGLASLIFCGYIIYDTDNLIKRYSYDEYIWASVSLYLDVINLFLSLLTLLRAADS, from the exons ATGTGGAACCAACCTTACCGGAAATCTGACGTGGAGGCCGGAGGGCGGCAGCTGTATCCCACGATGCTGGAGAATCCGCAACTCCGGTGGTCATTCATTCGCAAGGTGTACTCGATTGTGAGTTTCCAACTCCTCCTCACCGTCGCAGTTGCTTCCGTCGTTGTCACTGTTCACCCTATCAAACACTTCTTTGCATCCACCGGAGCTGGCTTGGCTGTCTATATTGTTCTCATCATCACTCCATTCATCG TGTTGTGCCCTTTGTATTACTATCACCAGAGGCATCCCTACAACTACTTCCTGCTCGGCATTTTCACAGTTGCTATTTCCTTTGCCGTGGGATTGACTTGTGCATTCACCAAAG GGAGAATAATCTTGGAATCAGCTGTATTGACTGCAGCTGTTGTGATTTCTCTTACTTTATATACATTCTGGGCTGCAAAGAGAGGTCACGACTTCAATTTCCTTGGACCATTCTTGTTTGGTGCGGTTATGGTGCTGATGTTGTTTGCCCTGATTCAG ATATTTTTTCCTCTTGGAAGGATCTCCCTAATGATCTATGGGGGTTTGGCATCACTCATATTTTGTGGGTACATCATATACGACACTGATAACCTCATCAAGCGCTATAGTTATGATGAATACATATGGGCTTCTGTTTCCCTGTATCTAGACGTCATCAACCTCTTCCTATCCCTCCTCACACTTCTTAGAGCTGCTGATAGTTGA
- the LOC116004548 gene encoding sulfate transporter 3.1 yields MGNAEREDAYAPPVSVESVHRVAVPPPQPFVKSFANTLKETLMPDDPLRQFKNQSPRRKLVLGLQYVFPILEWGSKYSLAYFKSDLIAGITIASLAIPQGISYAKLANLPPILGLYSSFIPPLIYAVMGSSRDLAVGTVAVASLLTASMLGSEVNAAENPTLYLHLAFTATFFAGLFETALGVFRLGFIVDFLSHATIVGFMAGAATVVILQQLKGILGLDRFTHATDVVSVMKSVFSQTHQWRWESAVLGIAFLFFLMLARFLSQRRKNLFWISAMAPLTTVILGTLLVYFTHAEKHGVQVIGELKKGLNPPSIMDLNFGSAYLTLAIKTGIVTGVLALAEGIAVGRSFAMFKNYNIDGNKEMIAFGMMNIVGSCTSCYLTTGPFSRSAVNFNAGCKTAVSNIVMAFAVMVTLLVLTPLFYYTPTVVLSAIIIAAMLGLIDYNAAIHLWHVDKFDFFVCISAYIGVVFGSVTVGLVTAVGLSLLRVLLFVARPRTLVLGNLPDTKIYRNVEQYPKTDSVPGILILDIGAPIYFANASYLRERILRWIDDEEDKLKDSGETSLQYLILDMGAVGNIDTSGISMLEELKKNADRRDLKFVLVNPGAEVMKKMSKSKLIETIGQDWIFLTVGEAVGACKYMLHSYKPKSDIDSV; encoded by the exons ATGGGAAACGCCGAGCGTGAGGACGCGTACGCGCCGCCGGTGAGCGTGGAGAGCGTCCACCGAGTGGCGGTGCCGCCGCCGCAGCCATTCGTCAAGTCATTCGCGAACACGTTGAAGGAGACATTGATGCCGGATGACCCTCTCCGGCAATTCAAGAACCAGTCGCCTCGCCGGAAGTTGGTTCTCGGGCTTCAATATGTTTTCCCTATTCTAGAATGGGGTAGTAAGTATAGCTTGGCGTACTTCAAGTCCGACCTCATCGCCGGAATCACCATAGCTAGCCTCGCCATTCCTCAGGGCATCAGCTACGCTAAGCTCGCCAACCTGCCGCCCATTCTTGGCCTGT ATTCAAGCTTTATTCCGCCGCTGATTTACGCAGTAATGGGGAGTTCGAGGGACTTAGCGGTGGGGACGGTGGCGGTGGCGTCGCTGCTGACGGCGTCAATGCTAGGGAGCGAGGTGAACGCGGCGGAGAACCCAACGCTGTACCTCCACTTGGCCTTCACGGCCACCTTCTTCGCCGGGCTCTTCGAGACCGCCCTCGGCGTTTTCCGGCTGGGATTCATCGTGGATTTTCTGTCCCATGCAACCATCGTGGGTTTCATGGCCGGAGCCGCCACCGTCGTCATTCTTCAGCAGCTGAAAGGCATACTCGGACTCGACCGTTTCACGCACGCCACCGACGTCGTCTCCGTCATGAAATCTGTCTTCTCACAAACTCATCAG TGGCGATGGGAAAGTGCAGTTCTTGGAattgcttttcttttcttccttatGCTTGCTAGATTCCTG AGCCAAAGGAGAAAGAATCTATTCTGGATATCAGCAATGGCTCCATTGACGACCGTCATACTGGGAACTCTTCTTGTTTACTTCACCCATGCTGAAAAACATGGCGTTCAAGTG ATAGGCGAGCTGAAGAAAGGGCTAAATCCCCCGTCGATAATGGATCTGAATTTTGGGTCAGCGTATCTGACACTGGCTATAAAAACTGGCATAGTCACGGGCGTTCTCGCGCTTGCT GAAGGGATAGCTGTGGGCAGGAGTTTTGCAATGTTCAAGAATTACAACATTGATGGCAACAAAGAAATGATCGCTTTCGGAATGATGAACATCGTCGGCTCTTGCACTTCCTGCTACCTCACCACCG GGCCGTTTTCGCGATCGGCGGTGAATTTCAATGCGGGATGCAAGACGGCGGTGTCGAACATCGTGATGGCGTTTGCGGTGATGGTGACGTTGTTGGTGTTGACGCCATTGTTCTACTACACTCCAACTGTGGTTCTGTCGGCGATCATTATCGCCGCCATGCTTGGCCTCATTGACTACAACGCCGCCATTCACCTCTGGCACGTTGATAAGTTCGACTTCTTTGTCTGCATCAGTGCTTACATTGGTGTGGTCTTTGGCAGCGTCACTGTTGGCCTAGTCACTGCT GTTGGATTGTCATTGTTGAGGGTGCTACTTTTTGTTGCAAGGCCAAGGACTTTAGTTCTGGGTAACCTCCCTGATACCAAGATTTACAGAAATGTGGAACAGTATCCCAAAACTGACAGTGTTCCAGGCATTCTCATACTTGACATTGGTGCCCCAATTTACTTTGCCAATGCAAGCTACTTGAGAGAAAG GATTTTAAGATGGATAGACGACGAAGAAGACAAACTGAAAGACTCGGGAGAGACTAGCCTGCAGTATCTGATTCTTGACATGGGAG CTGTTGGAAACATTGATACAAGCGGAATCAGCATGCTTGAAGAGCTTAAGAAAAATGCAGACAGAAGAGACCTCAAG TTTGTATTGGTTAATCCGGGAGCAGaggtgatgaagaagatgagcAAGTCAAAATTAATAGAGACAATCGGGCAAGATTGGATTTTCCTAACAGTGGGGGAGGCTGTTGGTGCATGCAAGTATATGCTTCACTCATACAAACCGAAATCAGACATAGATTCAGTTTGA
- the LOC116004192 gene encoding protein TIFY 4B-like isoform X2: MPESDVMPPGEAAAKSPLDKPLHQLTEDDISQLTREDCRRYLKEKGMRRPSWNKSQAIQQVISLKALLEPSPDSDAGTSKKLYIPRSNTTNNNNAARVPKGTVADAEISESAAEEATGNRRKDPEKPNLSGDPPPPPAAAAVNNSAPSRLADSADILVGQMTIFYCGQVNVYDDVPTDKVQAIMHLAGSPFHVPPDCPARHSVSHLQTANVEVGQDSAVVFLPPMQTVKKSDNFRVHVEDNNHNSPFYEDNPVEGSGSRKASVQRYLEKRKDRFKNKRKVVMTSPPGLDIYLKHQMQNHSTNEQSDNRERIMEG, from the exons ATGCCGGAATCTGACGTCATGCCGCCGGGAGAGGCGGCCGCGAAGTCGCCTCTTGACAAGCCTCTACACCAGCTCACTGAAGACGACATTTCTCAGCTCACTCGGGAAGACTGCCGCCGTTACCTCAAAGAGAAAG GTATGAGACGGCCATCGTGGAACAAATCGCAGGCGATTCAGCAAGTGATATCGCTGAAGGCGCTGCTTGAACCGTCGCCGGATTCTGATGCCGGCACTAGCAAGAAGCTGTACATTCCTCGCTCCAATaccaccaataataataatgcggCCCGT GTCCCAAAAGGAACTGTTGCCGATGCAGAAATTTCTGAATCTGCCGCCGAAGAAGCAACAGGGAATCGTAGAAAAGATCCGGAGAAGCCTAATCTCTCCGGTGATCCACCGCCCCCTCCAGCAGCAGCTGCTGTCAACAATTCAGCTCCATCTAG ACTTGCTGATTCAGCAGATATTCTGGTAGGGCAAATGACAATATTCTATTGTGGCCAGGTGAATGTCTATGATGATGTGCCCACTGATAAG GTACAAGCAATCATGCATCTTGCTGGAAGCCCATTCCATGTGCCTCCTGACTGTCCAGCACGGCATTCAGTTTCCCACTTACAAACTGCAAATGTTGAAGTAGGCCAAGACTCTGCAGTAGTGTTCTTGCCACCAATGCAAACAG TGAAAAAAAGTGACAACTTTCGAGTACACGTGGAAGACAACAATCACAACAGTCCATTTTATGAAGATAATCCTG TCGAAGGCTCAGGGAGTAGGAAAGCATCAGTACAAAGATACCTTGAGAAGCGGAAGGACAG GTTCAAGAACAAGAGGAAGGTAGTAATGACTTCACCACCTGGGTTGGACATCTACTTGAAACATCAAATGCAAAATCATAGTACCAATGAGCAATCAG ATAACAGAGAACGTATTATGGAAGGTTGA
- the LOC116004896 gene encoding VAN3-binding protein-like, with protein MYTGMDSLWAEKRFDGGVQLPESPRLPMEFLSRSWSASALQICKALSPSTAPSSSSLLPKLSAMGINNSGAAAPENAFYDEESAAKLFGNNTFCFASSATSQMVLERIMAQSMHNEHEISPLTSGRLSHSSGPLNSNGPLTEETDSPPISPHEEYEDVVKYLRANNSLQPLFTTVRNGTGGNVGGVAGAPGGKTVGKWLKEKREKKKEECRARNAQLHAAVSVAGVAASVAAIATAAASASSAGKDEMTAQTDMAVASAAMLVAAQCVEAAEAMGAERDHLTAAITSAVNVRSHGDISTLTAAAATALRGAATLKARALKEVWNIATVIPVEKGTATGAGSSNSSNNNNNGYSEGLDVEENFLGACNQELLARGRELLKRTRDGELHWKIVSVYIHRSGEVVLKMKSKYMANTVTKKKKNVVIEVCKDIPAWPGRHLLEDGEQRRYFGLRTEVRGLVEFECKNQKEYDMWTQGISRLLSIVAERKRKSHS; from the exons ATGTATACGGGCATGGACTCCTTGTGGGCGGAGAAGCGCTTTGACGGCGGCGTTCAGCTGCCGGAAAGTCCAAGGTTGCCCATGGAATTCCTGTCTAGATCCTGGAGCGCCTCTGCTCTCCAGATATGCAAGGCGCTTTCTCCTTCCACCGCTCCGTCGTCTTCGTCTTTGCTTCCCAAACTCAGTGCGATGGGCATTAATAATTCCGGCGCCGCCGCGCCGGAAAACGCCTTCTACGACGAGGAGTCGGCGGCGAAACTCTTCGGGAATAACACGTTCTGCTTTGCTTCTTCCGCAACCTCTCAAATGGTTCTTGAACGCATCATGGCACAATCC ATGCACAATGAGCATGAAATATCACCGTTAACTTCCGGAAGGTTGTCTCATAGCAGTGGACCTCTGAACAGCAACGGTCCTCTTACAGAAGAAACTGATAGCCCTCCAATCTCCCCTCATGAGGAGTACGAAGATGTTGTTAAG TACTTACGAGCAAACAACAGTCTCCAACCACTATTCACAACTGTGCGGAACGGCACCGGCGGCAATGTGGGCGGTGTAGCCGGAGCTCCCGGCGGCAAAACAGTGGGGAAATGGTtgaaggagaagagagagaagaagaaggaagagtGCAGGGCACGAAATGCGCAGCTCCACGCGGCAGTTTCAGTGGCCGGCGTGGCTGCTTCGGTGGCCGCAATAGCAACGGCTGCAGCGTCAGCGTCGTCTGCCGGGAAGGATGAGATGACAGCACAGACGGACATGGCCGTCGCTTCGGCAGCAATGCTGGTGGCGGCGCAATGCGTTGAGGCTGCAGAAGCCATGGGAGCTGAACGTGATCACCTCACGGCGGCGATCACCTCCGCCGTCAATGTGCGCTCCCACGGGGATATTTCCACTCTTACCGCCGCTGCAGCCACAG CTCTGCGAGGAGCAGCTACATTGAAGGCAAGGGCACTGAAGGAGGTTTGGAATATTGCAACAGTTATCCCCGTCGAGAAGGGGACTGCAACCGGGGCAGGTAGTAgcaacagcagcaacaacaacaacaatggttaCTCGGAGGGGTTAGATGTGGAAGAGAATTTCTTGGGCGCTTGTAACCAAGAGTTGCTAGCTCGGGGCCGTGAGCTTCTCAAGAGAACACGTGATG GCGAACTTCACTGGAAAATCGTTTCTGTTTACATTCATCGCAGTGGAGAG GTAGTGCTAAAGATGAAAAGCAAGTATATGGCAAATACAGTGaccaaaaagaagaaga ATGTGGTTATAGAGGTTTGCAAGGACATACCTGCATGGCCAGGGAGGCACCTGCTAGAGGACGGAGAGCAGCGCAGGTACTTTGGGCTGAGGACTGAGGTGCGCGGGTTGGTAGAGTTCGAATGCAAGAATCAGAAAGAGTATGATATGTGGACTCAAGGCATTTCGAGGCTTCTCTCTATAGTTGcagaaaggaaaaggaaatcaCATAGTTAA
- the LOC116003818 gene encoding serine/threonine-protein kinase Nek1-like encodes MENYEILEQIGKGSFGSALLVRHRQEKKKYVLKKIRLARQTERTRRSAHQEMELIAKARNPYIVEYKDSWVEKGCYVCIILGYCEGGDMGEALKRANGELFSEEKLCKWLVQLLIALDYLHTNHILHRDVKCSNIFLTKDHDIRLGDFGLAKVLSSGDLASSVVGTPCYMCPELLADIPYGSKSDIWSLGCCMYEMAAHRPAFTAFDMQGLINKINKCIMAPLPTTYSGAFRGIVKSMLRKNPEHRPNAADLLRHPHLQPYVPRIHRALESTRQSTRPVNSTGFDNVKRTRFVEPEISSDRALKPGVSESELDFPCLSLKAQDDMISSNKNLSKPSVESPSSIPKFSESPSLISSNKTSAAPRKESPPLKISTPGSTRELLPVSHTPVSKRSQSARRSSPRVSNKPAKLEPRRKHNVISLLCSVDSLDVSVNAPRMDKMVEFPISTPKTPSTTSSDSGGDRLITKEMCIVPKPDGNGRECSKGNHRTGELYSDSCRQCCRFDTSSFQQRAEALEGVLEFSAQLMQQERFEELAVLLKPFGPEKVSPRETAIWLTKSLKNTAQPCIM; translated from the exons ATGGAAAATTATGAAATTCTGGAGCAGATTGGGAAGGGATCGTTTGGTTCTGCTCTTCTTGTCAGACACAGACAGGAAAAGAAGAA ATATGTTCTGAAGAAAATTCGACTTGCTCGACAGACAGAGAGAACCCGCAGATCTGCCCACCAAGAG ATGGAGTTGATTGCCAAAGCAAGAAATCCATACATTGTGGAGTACAAAGATTCCTGGGTAGAGAAG GGATGTTATGTATGCATCATCTTAGGGTATTGTGAAGGAGGAGATAT GGGAGAAGCCCTCAAGAGAGCAAATGGAGAACTCTTCTCTGAGGAG AAGCTCTGCAAATGGCTGGTGCAATTGTTGATAGCACTTGACTACTTACACACAAATCATATTCTTCACCGCGATGTCAAG TGTTCTAATATATTCTTGACGAAAGATCACGACATACGTTTAG GTGATTTTGGTCTTGCTAAAGTTTTGTCCTCCGGTGACCTAGCTTCTTCG GTGGTGGGAACTCCATGTTACATGTGCCCAGAGCTTCTTGCTGACATACCTTATGGTTCCAAATCAGATATCTGGTCTTTGG GTTGCTGCATGTATGAGATGGCTGCTCACAGACCTGCATTCACAGCATTT GATATGCAAGGTCTGATCAACAAGATAAATAAATGCATAATGGCTCCACTTCCCACAACTTATTCTGGTGCATT CCGGGGGATCGTCAAGAGTATGCTGAGAAAAAACCCTGAGCACAGACCAAAT GCTGCAGACTTGCTGAGACACCCCCATCTTCAGCCTTACGTCCCGAGGATTCATCGTGCATTGGAAAGCACTCGACAGAGCACTCGCCCTGTAAACAGCACTGGTTTCGACAACGTAAAGAGAACAAGATTTGTCGAGCCTGAAATTAGCAGTGATAGGGCCTTGAAACCTGGTGTTTCTGAATCAGAACTGGACTTTCCTTGCTTATCTCTTAAAGCTCAAGATGACATGATCTCTTCGAATAAAAATTTATCGAAACCATCCGTGGAAAGTCCTTCCAGTATCCCAAAGTTTTCAGAGTCCCCGAGTCTTATAAGTTCAAATAAAACCTCTGCAGCTCCTAGGAAAGAGTCTCCTCCATTGAAGATATCCACCCCCGGTTCAACTCGTGAACTT CTTCCGGTTTCACACACTCCGGTCAGCAAACGCTCACAATCAGCGCGAAGATCTTCTCCGCGAGTGTCAAACAAGCCTGCAAAGCTCGAGCCACGACGCAAACATAATGTCATTAGTCTACTTTGCAGCGTGGACTCTCTTGATGTGTCTGTGAATGCTCCAAGAATGGACAAAATGGTGGAGTTTCCCATCTCCACCCCGAAAACGCCATCCACAACGTCTTCAGACTCGGGGGGTGATCGCCTGATAACGAAAGAAATGTGCATAGTCCCGAAACCAGATGGCAATGGAAGGGAATGTTCAAAGGGCAATCACAGAACTGGTGAATTGTATTCAGATTCCTGCAGGCAGTGCTGCAGATTCGACACCTCGTCGTTTCAGCAGCGGGCCGAGGCGTTGGAAGGCGTGCTCGAGTTTAGCGCACAGCTGATGCAACAAGAGAGGTTTGAAGAGCTTGCAGTGTTGCTGAAACCCTTTGGGCCTGAAAAGGTTTCCCCTAGGGAGACTGCCATTTGGCTCACAAAGAGTCTCAAGAACACAGCTCAACCTTGTATCATGTGA
- the LOC116004192 gene encoding protein TIFY 4B-like isoform X4 — protein MPESDVMPPGEAAAKSPLDKPLHQLTEDDISQLTREDCRRYLKEKGMRRPSWNKSQAIQQVISLKALLEPSPDSDAGTSKKLYIPRSNTTNNNNAARVPKGTVADAEISESAAEEATGNRRKDPEKPNLSGDPPPPPAAAAVNNSAPSRLADSADILVGQMTIFYCGQVNVYDDVPTDKVQAIMHLAGSPFHVPPDCPARHSVSHLQTANVEVGQDSAVVFLPPMQTVKKSDNFRVHVEDNNHNSPFYEDNPVEGSGSRKASVQRYLEKRKDR, from the exons ATGCCGGAATCTGACGTCATGCCGCCGGGAGAGGCGGCCGCGAAGTCGCCTCTTGACAAGCCTCTACACCAGCTCACTGAAGACGACATTTCTCAGCTCACTCGGGAAGACTGCCGCCGTTACCTCAAAGAGAAAG GTATGAGACGGCCATCGTGGAACAAATCGCAGGCGATTCAGCAAGTGATATCGCTGAAGGCGCTGCTTGAACCGTCGCCGGATTCTGATGCCGGCACTAGCAAGAAGCTGTACATTCCTCGCTCCAATaccaccaataataataatgcggCCCGT GTCCCAAAAGGAACTGTTGCCGATGCAGAAATTTCTGAATCTGCCGCCGAAGAAGCAACAGGGAATCGTAGAAAAGATCCGGAGAAGCCTAATCTCTCCGGTGATCCACCGCCCCCTCCAGCAGCAGCTGCTGTCAACAATTCAGCTCCATCTAG ACTTGCTGATTCAGCAGATATTCTGGTAGGGCAAATGACAATATTCTATTGTGGCCAGGTGAATGTCTATGATGATGTGCCCACTGATAAG GTACAAGCAATCATGCATCTTGCTGGAAGCCCATTCCATGTGCCTCCTGACTGTCCAGCACGGCATTCAGTTTCCCACTTACAAACTGCAAATGTTGAAGTAGGCCAAGACTCTGCAGTAGTGTTCTTGCCACCAATGCAAACAG TGAAAAAAAGTGACAACTTTCGAGTACACGTGGAAGACAACAATCACAACAGTCCATTTTATGAAGATAATCCTG TCGAAGGCTCAGGGAGTAGGAAAGCATCAGTACAAAGATACCTTGAGAAGCGGAAGGACAG GTAG
- the LOC116004192 gene encoding protein TIFY 4B-like isoform X3 codes for MPESDVMPPGEAAAKSPLDKPLHQLTEDDISQLTREDCRRYLKEKGMRRPSWNKSQAIQQVISLKALLEPSPDSDAGTSKKLYIPRSNTTNNNNAARVPKGTVADAEISESAAEEATGNRRKDPEKPNLSGDPPPPPAAAAVNNSAPSRLADSADILVGQMTIFYCGQVNVYDDVPTDKVQAIMHLAGSPFHVPPDCPARHSVSHLQTANVEVGQDSAVVFLPPMQTVKKSDNFRVHVEDNNHNSPFYEDNPAVEGSGSRKASVQRYLEKRKDR; via the exons ATGCCGGAATCTGACGTCATGCCGCCGGGAGAGGCGGCCGCGAAGTCGCCTCTTGACAAGCCTCTACACCAGCTCACTGAAGACGACATTTCTCAGCTCACTCGGGAAGACTGCCGCCGTTACCTCAAAGAGAAAG GTATGAGACGGCCATCGTGGAACAAATCGCAGGCGATTCAGCAAGTGATATCGCTGAAGGCGCTGCTTGAACCGTCGCCGGATTCTGATGCCGGCACTAGCAAGAAGCTGTACATTCCTCGCTCCAATaccaccaataataataatgcggCCCGT GTCCCAAAAGGAACTGTTGCCGATGCAGAAATTTCTGAATCTGCCGCCGAAGAAGCAACAGGGAATCGTAGAAAAGATCCGGAGAAGCCTAATCTCTCCGGTGATCCACCGCCCCCTCCAGCAGCAGCTGCTGTCAACAATTCAGCTCCATCTAG ACTTGCTGATTCAGCAGATATTCTGGTAGGGCAAATGACAATATTCTATTGTGGCCAGGTGAATGTCTATGATGATGTGCCCACTGATAAG GTACAAGCAATCATGCATCTTGCTGGAAGCCCATTCCATGTGCCTCCTGACTGTCCAGCACGGCATTCAGTTTCCCACTTACAAACTGCAAATGTTGAAGTAGGCCAAGACTCTGCAGTAGTGTTCTTGCCACCAATGCAAACAG TGAAAAAAAGTGACAACTTTCGAGTACACGTGGAAGACAACAATCACAACAGTCCATTTTATGAAGATAATCCTG CAGTCGAAGGCTCAGGGAGTAGGAAAGCATCAGTACAAAGATACCTTGAGAAGCGGAAGGACAG GTAG
- the LOC116004192 gene encoding protein TIFY 4B-like isoform X1 — MPESDVMPPGEAAAKSPLDKPLHQLTEDDISQLTREDCRRYLKEKGMRRPSWNKSQAIQQVISLKALLEPSPDSDAGTSKKLYIPRSNTTNNNNAARVPKGTVADAEISESAAEEATGNRRKDPEKPNLSGDPPPPPAAAAVNNSAPSRLADSADILVGQMTIFYCGQVNVYDDVPTDKVQAIMHLAGSPFHVPPDCPARHSVSHLQTANVEVGQDSAVVFLPPMQTVKKSDNFRVHVEDNNHNSPFYEDNPAVEGSGSRKASVQRYLEKRKDRFKNKRKVVMTSPPGLDIYLKHQMQNHSTNEQSDNRERIMEG, encoded by the exons ATGCCGGAATCTGACGTCATGCCGCCGGGAGAGGCGGCCGCGAAGTCGCCTCTTGACAAGCCTCTACACCAGCTCACTGAAGACGACATTTCTCAGCTCACTCGGGAAGACTGCCGCCGTTACCTCAAAGAGAAAG GTATGAGACGGCCATCGTGGAACAAATCGCAGGCGATTCAGCAAGTGATATCGCTGAAGGCGCTGCTTGAACCGTCGCCGGATTCTGATGCCGGCACTAGCAAGAAGCTGTACATTCCTCGCTCCAATaccaccaataataataatgcggCCCGT GTCCCAAAAGGAACTGTTGCCGATGCAGAAATTTCTGAATCTGCCGCCGAAGAAGCAACAGGGAATCGTAGAAAAGATCCGGAGAAGCCTAATCTCTCCGGTGATCCACCGCCCCCTCCAGCAGCAGCTGCTGTCAACAATTCAGCTCCATCTAG ACTTGCTGATTCAGCAGATATTCTGGTAGGGCAAATGACAATATTCTATTGTGGCCAGGTGAATGTCTATGATGATGTGCCCACTGATAAG GTACAAGCAATCATGCATCTTGCTGGAAGCCCATTCCATGTGCCTCCTGACTGTCCAGCACGGCATTCAGTTTCCCACTTACAAACTGCAAATGTTGAAGTAGGCCAAGACTCTGCAGTAGTGTTCTTGCCACCAATGCAAACAG TGAAAAAAAGTGACAACTTTCGAGTACACGTGGAAGACAACAATCACAACAGTCCATTTTATGAAGATAATCCTG CAGTCGAAGGCTCAGGGAGTAGGAAAGCATCAGTACAAAGATACCTTGAGAAGCGGAAGGACAG GTTCAAGAACAAGAGGAAGGTAGTAATGACTTCACCACCTGGGTTGGACATCTACTTGAAACATCAAATGCAAAATCATAGTACCAATGAGCAATCAG ATAACAGAGAACGTATTATGGAAGGTTGA
- the LOC116004549 gene encoding uncharacterized protein LOC116004549: MKRTFPWGKGEDDSSSDDDGDSSSVDSDADENAAEKSSKDKSSRAESGKQKRKGIDFEALSKHGYKGGLSVLKVPPPKESDEQKDWTWSKGENARAKEKEETYQDRQKTRAALLEAEELVHARTQKEKNLSFSQKEKRKRDMGQASRGKNYVEEEKRLLRESGIYSGFDS; encoded by the exons ATGAAGAGGACGTTTCCATGGGGCAAGGGAGAGGACGACTCATCATCGGACGACGACGGCGACTCGTCGTCCGTCGATTCAGATGCCGACGAAAATGCCGCGGAGAAATCCTCCAAGGATAAATCTTCTCGAG CTGAGAGTGGGAAGCAGAAGAGGAAAGGTATAGACTTCGAAGCTCTGAGTAAGCATGGTTACAAAGGTGGATTATCAGTTCTGAAAGTACCGCCTCCTAAGGAATCAGATGAGCAGAAGGATTGGACGTGGTCAAAAGGGGAAAATGCTCGGGctaaggagaaagaagagacgTATCAAGATAGACAGAAGACGAGGGCTGCACTTCTTGAAGCAGAGGAGCTGGTACACGCGCGAACTCAGAAAGAGAAGAACCTGTCTTTCTCGCAGAAGGAAAAGCGGAAGAGGGATATGGGGCAGGCTAGCCGAGGGAAGAACTATGTGGAAGAGGAGAAACGGTTGCTGAGGGAGAGTGGCATCTACTCAGGTTTTGATTCTTGA